The window CCGGCAAGTTCAGCGGCAAAATGTTTGATCGCTTCATTTTTGGTTTCTTTTGGGGCGCTAATGCCGGCCGAGATGCCGGTTTCTTGGCGTTCCAAACAAGCCAAGGTATAGGTCACTGACCTTGCGAGATCTTTAGCCCCGCCTTGTAAAATTTTGGGCGCCGATCGCGCCACTCCATGGCCAGGGCAGTCAGCGAGATCAACGGCCACAAAAGCAGTGGTCGACGAAAGCTTGCGAATAAACATCAGTCTTCCTCAACCAAGGCTTCAACGACTTGTTCAACCTGTAACCGAGCGGCATCTATGCGGCTCCGGCAATGGTGAATCAAAAGATCTGCTCGCTCTACCTGGGATGCCAATTTGTCAACGTCTACCGCTTCACCATCAAGGGCTTCCAGAATGCTCCGCAACTCAGCGAGTGCTTCGTCGTATCCCAAACCTTCAATAATTTTGTCGACGCTACTCATGATGAAGCCTCCTTGGCGGTAACAGTAGAACTGACCGTACCGTCAGCGAGGGTGGTGATGAGTTCATCGGCGGCAGAAACATCGTCTATTTGGGTAATTAAAC of the Acidimicrobiia bacterium genome contains:
- the xseB gene encoding exodeoxyribonuclease VII small subunit, with translation MSSVDKIIEGLGYDEALAELRSILEALDGEAVDVDKLASQVERADLLIHHCRSRIDAARLQVEQVVEALVEED